The following proteins come from a genomic window of Alnus glutinosa chromosome 10, dhAlnGlut1.1, whole genome shotgun sequence:
- the LOC133879196 gene encoding receptor-like protein 2 — translation MPYHLLFTLFLFGIFYANQACNQIDRHSLSSLAFNNMSSLPLNWSSIDCCQWEGISCDHDRQVTHIWLPSKGLIGSISPSLGNLTQLSHLNLSHNSLLGPLPKGLFSSLNQLKVLDLSYNHLFGDPSGWPASIQIVDISSNQFSETIQSSFFQKAWRLSELNVSNNSFMGPIPSFPCINSSLVKLLDFSHNHHSGHIPSGLGACSKLKVFRAGFNSLLGPVPDDIYNATGLEEISLPSNDLSGPINSDIVNLVKLTNLELYRNKFSGKLPVDIGKLSKLKHLLLDANSLTSSLPPSLMNCTNLVQLILRLNFLEGDISTFNFSTLHQLTVIDLGENYFSGNFPVSLSSCKTLTSIRLSGNQLEGQIPLEVVQLKFLSFLALSYNRLTNITDAIKILMRCKPLTIVIIGGNFLHEAMPGDDNIVGSYVFENVRVLSLDMCQLSGQLPIWLTKLKKLEVLYLNDNRITGSIPGWLSTLQRLFYLDLSNNLISGEFPKELCALPALMSPKALADKNKLDLPLFRITPTNVIQYNFLLNIGSLISVANNSLSGNIPVEIGGLKLLRGLYLSHNNFSGNIPDQLSELTNLELLKLSGNRLSGEIPSSLSNLHFLHVFSVANNNLHGPIPLGTQLQSFDASAYKGNPGLCGLPLPHECAHIVNNNIDIRDEDNGHRIPWFPITVVLGFITGFWGVCGPLVISYKWRVAYFRFMDHVKDKCTIVFFKIAYWSL, via the coding sequence ATGCCATATCATCTCCTCTTCACCTTGTTTCTCTTTGGCATTTTCTATGCAAATCAGGCCTGCAACCAAATAGACCGCCACTCTCTCTCATCCTTAGCCTTCAACAATATGTCTTCTCTTCCACTAAACTGGTCTTCCATTGATTGTTGCCAGTGGGAAGGCATATCTTGTGATCATGATCGTCAAGTCACTCATATTTGGTTACCTTCTAAAGGCCTCATTGGGAGTATATCTCCCTCTCTTGGAAACCTCACACAGCTCTCACACCTCAATCTCTCCCACAATTCACTTTTGGGTCCTCTCCCCAAAGGATTGTTTTCGTCCTTGAATCAACTCAAGGTCCTTGATTTGAGCTACAACCATCTATTTGGAGATCCATCTGGCTGGCCTGCCTCCATTCAAATTGTTGACATATCTAGCAATCAGTTCAGCGAGACAATCCaatcttctttctttcaaaaaGCATGGCGGTTGTCCGAGCTCAATGTCAGCAACAATAGTTTCATGGGCCCTATTCCTTCATTTCCTTGCATCAATTCTTCCTTGGTCAAGCTCCTCGATTTCTCCCATAATCATCACAGTGGCCATATTCCTAGTGGACTTGGGGCATGTTCCAAACTAAAAGTTTTCCGGGCAGGTTTTAACTCTCTCTTAGGACCTGTTCCTGATGATATATACAATGCGACAGGATTAGAAGAAATTTCCCTACCTTCCAATGATCTTTCAGGACCCATTAACAGTGATATTGTTAACCTTGTCAAACTTACCAACCTTGAGTTATATCGTAATAAATTTAGTGGCAAGCTCCCTGTGGATATTGGGAAGCTCTCCAAATTGAAGCACCTGCTCCTTGATGCGAACTCCTTAACAAGTTCCCTACCCCCATCTTTGATGAATTGCACAAATCTCGTACAATTGATTTTACGGCTCAATTTTCTTGAAGGAGACATCTCTACCTTCAATTTCTCAACTCTTCATCAACTTACCGTAATTGATTTGGGGGAGAATTACTTTTCCGGTAACTTTCCAGTTAGCCTTTCCTCATGCAAGACCTTAACATCAATTCGACTCAGCGGAAACCAACTAGAGGGACAAATCCCGCTTGAGGTGGTTCAATTGAAATTCTTATCCTTCCTTGCACTTTCTTACAATAGGCTAACCAATATCACAGATGCAATTAAGATTTTGATGCGTTGCAAGCCACTCACCATAGTGATCATAGGAGGAAATTTTCTACACGAGGCAATGCCTGGTGATGACAATATAGTTGGTTCTTACGTATTCGAAAATGTTCGAGTTTTAAGTCTTGATATGTGCCAACTGAGTGGTCAACTACCTATATGGCTAACTAAGCTTAAGAAGCTAGAAGTCCTATATCTTAATGACAATCGTATTACAGGTTCAATTCCTGGGTGGTTGTCGACTCTTCAAAGGCTCTTTTATTTAGACTTATCTAATAACCTCATTTCAGGTGAATTCCCAAAGGAACTTTGTGCATTGCCAGCATTAATGTCACCAAAGGCTCTAGCAGACAAAAATAAATTGGATTTACCACTTTTTCGTATCACACCAACTAATGTTATCCAGTACAATTTTCTCTTAAACATTGGATCATTAATTTCTGTTGCAAACAACAGTCTTAGTGGTAACATCCCCGTTGAGATTGGCGGATTGAAGCTGCTTCGTGGTCTGTATCTCAGTCATAACAACTTCTCAGGCAATATTCCAGACCAACTATCTGAGCTCACAAACTTGGAATTATTAAAACTCTCTGGAAATCGGTTGTCCGGTGAAATACCATCATCACTAAGTAATCTACATTTCTTGCATGTCTTTAGTGTTGCAAACAACAATTTGCATGGACCAATACCATTAGGCACTCAGCTCCAGAGCTTTGATGCCTCTGCATACAAGGGCAACCCTGGACTTTGTGGCCTCCCACTTCCACATGAGTGTGCCCATATTGTTAACAACAACATAGATATTCGGGATGAGGACAATGGGCATAGAATCCCATGGTTTCCAATTACTGTGGTTCTTGGCTTCATTACAGGCTTTTGGGGGGTTTGTGGTCCATTGGTTATTAGTTATAAGTGGAGAGTTGCATATTTTCGATTCATGGACCACGTAAAAGATAAGTGTAcaattgttttctttaaaattgcatATTGGTCGCTCTAG